The following coding sequences are from one Ornithorhynchus anatinus isolate Pmale09 chromosome 11, mOrnAna1.pri.v4, whole genome shotgun sequence window:
- the LOC103171371 gene encoding interleukin-17C-like, with protein sequence MTVCSTLKPVKKSQGWPNGCYELHDTKAPERVWNQTGGRSNPWRKIPSIYLVEEVERLEQQQRKKRRHVKGKCHNSLPPSPSSYNLRSTSPWTYRINVDEDRYPQKLAFAECLCSGCIDLWSNRETLRMNSVLLEQSVLVLRRKPCPANPRLTSYELDHIMVPVGCTCLKPRMAYA encoded by the exons ATGACTGTCTGCTCCACCCTCAAGCCCGTCAAGAAGAGCCAGGGCTGGCCCAACGGCTGCTATGAGCTCCATGATACGAAGGCCCCAGAGAGGGTTTGGAACCAGACAGGAGGCCGGAGTAACCCATGGAGAAAGATTCCTTCCATCTacctggtggaggaggtggagaggctggaacagcagcagaggaagaagaggagacacGTGAAGGGGAAATGTCACAACTCTCTCCCACCGTCCCCTTCCAGTTACAACCTCCGCTCAACCTCCCCATGGACCTACAG AATCAACGTGGATGAAGATCGCTACCCTCAGAAGCTGGCCTTTGCTGAGTGCCTCTGCTCTGGCTGCATCGATCTCTGGTCTAACCGGGAGACTTTGAGGATGAATTCTGTGCTCCTGGAGCAGAGTGTACTGGTTCTGCGGAGGAAGCCATGTCCCGCCAACCCCAGACTCACCTCCTACGAACTCGACCACATCATGGTGCCCGTGGGTTGTACTTGTTTAAAACCAAGGATGGCCTATGCCTGA